One part of the Nostoc sp. PCC 7120 = FACHB-418 genome encodes these proteins:
- the ntrB gene encoding nitrate ABC transporter permease, with amino-acid sequence MTAVLGNRARVRKSQKAINNFLWKKVVPPLVALGIFLVIWQLLCLNPNFKLPGPIETFSETWDPFIINPFFDNGESDKGLGWQILSSLGRVGLGFSLAAIAGIILGILIGVNPLVYNAVDPIFQVLRTVPPLAWLPISLAAFQQANPSAIFVIFITSIWPILLNTTVGVQQIPQDYINVAKVLRLKGVKYFFKIVFPATVPYIFTGLRIGIGLSWLAIVAAEMLVGGVGIGSFIWDAYNTTTETNLSEIILALIYVGLVGLLLDRLVGFVASKVVADQK; translated from the coding sequence ATGACTGCTGTTTTAGGGAATCGCGCTAGGGTAAGGAAATCTCAAAAAGCTATCAATAATTTCTTGTGGAAAAAAGTTGTACCACCCTTAGTAGCATTGGGAATTTTCCTGGTTATTTGGCAACTACTTTGTTTGAATCCTAACTTTAAATTGCCGGGGCCGATAGAAACCTTTTCGGAAACTTGGGACCCTTTTATTATCAATCCATTTTTTGATAACGGTGAAAGTGATAAGGGCTTAGGCTGGCAAATATTGAGTAGTTTGGGACGGGTTGGTTTAGGTTTTTCTCTAGCGGCGATCGCCGGAATTATACTAGGCATTTTAATTGGTGTAAATCCATTAGTTTATAATGCGGTAGATCCTATATTTCAAGTCTTGCGAACAGTCCCACCTCTGGCATGGCTACCGATTTCATTGGCAGCATTTCAGCAAGCTAATCCCTCAGCAATTTTCGTTATTTTCATTACCTCAATTTGGCCGATTCTCCTGAATACTACGGTAGGTGTACAACAAATTCCCCAGGACTACATTAATGTAGCTAAGGTGTTACGGCTGAAGGGGGTAAAGTACTTTTTTAAAATTGTCTTTCCTGCCACTGTTCCCTATATCTTTACAGGGTTAAGAATTGGTATTGGTTTATCTTGGTTAGCAATTGTGGCGGCGGAAATGTTGGTTGGTGGTGTGGGGATTGGTTCATTTATTTGGGATGCTTACAACACAACTACTGAAACTAATTTGAGTGAGATTATTTTGGCGCTTATTTATGTTGGTTTGGTGGGTTTGTTGTTAGATAGATTGGTTGGGTTTGTTGCTAGTAAAGTTGTGGCGGATCAGAAGTAG